A genome region from Oenanthe melanoleuca isolate GR-GAL-2019-014 chromosome 14, OMel1.0, whole genome shotgun sequence includes the following:
- the RPUSD1 gene encoding RNA pseudouridylate synthase domain-containing protein 1, producing the protein MEPGTIDNLSILYQSSDFIVVNKHWDLRIDSKMWYETLTLQSQLKHRFPELADPDTYYGFRFCHQLDFSTSGALCVALNKAAAGSAYKCFKERLVTKAYLALVRGHVSQSRMTISFAIGKNTREGMTHMMCIEGTEGCENPKPCQSELVVLEHGSYSGDPVTKVLLQPLTGRTHQLRVHCSAIGHPIVGDFTYSQRQDSNPYRMMLHAYYLRIPTGKELIEVCAPDPFVTTMDSNWLPQRVTQRLEDVIQELKDKGTHKEGEEESREAAGEEEAGREGRREEPEEQRARYEQWLAEWALE; encoded by the exons ATGGAGCCGGGCACCATTGACAACCTGTCCATCCTGTACCAGAGCTCCGACTTCATCGTGGTCAACAAGCACTGGGACCTGCGCATCGACAGCAAGATGTGGTACGAGACGCTgaccctgcagagccagctcaAGCACCGCTTCCCCGAGCTGGCCGACCCCGACACCTACTACGGCTTCAG GTTCTGCCACCAGCTGGATTTCTCCACCAGCGGGGCCCTGTGTGTGGCTCTCAACAAAGCGGCGGCGGGAAGTGCCTACAAGTGCTTCAAGGAGCGCCTGGTGACCAAAGCCTACCTGGCCCTG GTGAGGGGCCACGTGAGCCAGAGCCGGATGACGATCAGCTTTGCCATCGGGAAGAACACCAGGGAGGGCATGACCCACATGATGTGCATCGAGGGCACAGAGG GCTGTGAGAATCCAAAGCCGTGCCAGTCAGAGCTGGTGGTGCTGGAGCATGGATCCTACAGCGGAGACCCTGTCaccaaagtgctgctgcagccactgacag GCAGGACTCACCAGCTCCGGGTTCACTGCAGCGCCATCGGCCACCCCATCGTGGGGGACTTCACCTACAGCCAGCGGCAGGACAGCAATCCCTACAGGATGATGCTCCACGCCTACTACCTGCGCATCCCCACGGGCAAGGAGCTGATCGAGGTGTGCGCCCCCGACCCCTTCGTCACCACCATGGACAGCAACTGGCTGCCCCAGCGCGTCACCCAGCGGCTGGAGGACGTCATCCAGGAGCTGAAGGACAAGGGCACGCAcaaggagggggaggaggagagccGGGAGGCTGCCggggaggaggaagcagggagagaaggcaggagggaggagccAGAGGAGCAGCGGGCGCGGTACGAGCAGTGGTTGGCTGAGTGGGCTCTGGAGTGA
- the LOC130259411 gene encoding mesothelin-like protein: MVWAVTALAAATLCLRVSTELVKVTVAALIFGAVLSKTEHPQLGVCDLEPGSIGSDPSTLDQLKLCPALTGAQQDALNALLLSGRSEYGDPSSWDLQTLRDLGPLVLALNQTTLSLVAEAAREDFRSTAASSITQGHSQRDKSLLLPGAAAASRPRLKRSSDRCQSEPITADSIFEILDLSLEQLDLCLSNDVLIKNLEDVVVLPIPSEMSQVLKKKVDEAFPSGLPEQQLRRLGTLSRLYTGQEISRWPVTSSDTLSALLSPSGGDWNDSQVQQLISRYLALEGSWTGPLLQEMGGKQLCQLQEEQIQQIPAAAIGTAGQLDISTCSQAKKEQLYGKAREAFASLGGSPSSYYCRIRPYLGGAPAEDLKDLANSGVSINMDLHTFLALNPEELQKLSVMDVKRLLGENLPELKEAEHEPSVESWVQKQSQQELDCVLGIGLQGGQPAPAGTASPAPATATGPAATTPARVTSGVTATPASVTSGVTATSPVATTPASVTSGVTVTSPVATTPASVTSTDTVPTSPHPATSANVTPVPTTLPTVPTPPHPSASVTVATPSAISSPQPSTVPPRTPALSTPTPPDTPPHTGGPPVPPVPSATPSASPAVTSAPPCPTQQTDRATSPAVPASTLLAASSPSATPVPAATSGTTTAGNVPEPPRTTSNGYINLQPPPGSGSSLCSCLLPLLAATTSSLLLWGLL; encoded by the exons ATGGTGTGGGCAGtgacagccctggcagcagccaccctCTGCCTCC GTGTCTCCACAGAGCTGGTGAAAGTCACAGTG GCTGCCCTGATTTTTGGAGCTGTCCTGTCCAAGACTGAGCATCCCCA GCTCGGGGTGTGTGACCTGGAGCCGGGCAGCATCGGATCGGATCCCAGCACCCTGGACCAGCTGAAGCTGTGCCCGGCGCTGAcgggggcacagcaggatgcCCTcaatgccctgctcctctcGGGGCGCTCCGAGTACGG GGATCCTTCGAGCTGGGATTTACAGACCCTGCGAGATTTGGGGCCGCTGGTGCTGGCGTTGAACCAGACCACGCTGAGTTTGGTGGCCGAG GCAGCCCGGGAGGATTTCAGGAGCACCGCAGCCTCCTCCATCACCCAGGGCCATTCCCAGCGGGAcaaatccctgctgctccccggGGCAGCCGCTGCCTCCCGTCCCAGGCTGAAGCGCAGCTCGGACC GCTGCCAGTCCGAGCCCATCACCGCCGACAGCATCTTTGAAATCCTGGACCTCAGCCTTGAGCAGCTGGACCTGTGCCTGAGCAATGATGTGCTGATAAAAAACCTGGAGGATGTGGTGGTTCTGCCAATCCCCTCAGAGATGTCCCAGGTCCTGAAAAAAAAGGTGGATGAG GCTTTCCCCTCGGGGCTCCCCGAGCAGCAGCTGAGGCGCCTGGGGACGCTGTCCCGGCTCTACACGGGGCAGGAGATCAGCCGGTGGCCGGTGACATCCAGCGACACCCTGTCAGCGCTGCTCAGCCCCTCGGGAGGAGACTGGAACGACTCCCAG GTGCAGCAGCTGATCAGCAGGTACCTGGCCCTGGAGGGCTCCTGGACTGGgcccctgctgcaggaaatgggGGGCaaacagctgtgccagctgcaggaggagcagatccagcagatccctgctgctgccatcgG GACTGCTGGGCAGCTGGACATCTCCACCTGCTCCCAGGCCAAGAAGGAGCAGCTCTATGGGAAGGCTCGGGAGGCCTTTGCCAGCCTGGGCGGCTCCCCCAGCTCCTATTACTGCAGGATCCGGCCCTACCTGG GTGGAGCTCCAGCAGAGGATCTGAAGGACTTGGCTAATTCTGGTGTGTCCATAAACATGGATCTGCACACCTTCCTGGCCCTAAACCCCGAGGAACTGCAG AAACTCAGCGTCATGGATGTGAAACGTCTGCTGGGGGAAAACCTGCCCGAGCTGAAGGAAGCCGAGCACGAGCCCTCGGTGGAGAGCTGGGTGCAGAAAcaatcccagcaggagctggactgCGTGCTGGGCATCGGCCTGCAGGGGGGGCAGCCAGCGCCCGCggggacagccagccctgccccggccACTGCCACCGGCCCTGCGGCCACCACCCCCGCCAGGGTCACCTCTGGGGTCACTGCCACCCCAGCCAGTGTCACCTCTGGGGtcactgccaccagccctgtggccaCCACCCCAGCCAGTGTCACCTCTGGGGTCACTGTCACCAGCCCTGTGGCCACCACCCCTGCCAGTGTCACCTCCACAGACACTGTCCCCACCTCTCCTCACCCTGCCACCTCAGCCAATGTCACCCCTGTGCCCACCACcctccccactgtccccactccTCCTCACCCCTCGGCCAGTGTCACTGTCGCCACCCCCAGTGCCATTAGCAGCCCTCAGCCGAGCACGGTGCCCCCCAGGACCCCCGCCCTGAGCACCCCAACCCCTCCTGACACCCCCCCACACACTGGgggtccccctgtcccccctgtcccctctgccacccCCTCTGCCAGTCCTGCTGTGACCAGCGCCCCCCCCTGCCCCACCCAGCAGACAGACAGAGCCACctcccccgctgtccccgccaGCACCCTCCTGGCcgccagcagccccagtgccacccctgtccctgctgccacctccgGGACCACCACcg CTGGCAATGTCCCAGAGCCACCACGGACAACATCCAACGGCTACATCAACCTGCAGCCCCCGCCTG gatcaggatccagcctctgctcctgcctcctgcccctgctggcAGCCACCACCTCgagcctcctgctctgggggctgctctag